Proteins encoded within one genomic window of Mycolicibacterium monacense:
- a CDS encoding MarR family winged helix-turn-helix transcriptional regulator: MPVVTEPTDQYRDLALVLHDLSWRLARFGPAQVGLEPLPASELAVLRAVMEAPGRSVSEVAAVTNMQSSNVSTAVRSLMERGLLDKHADPRDRRVSLLEPTARALTEREAIENAIARSVSTALTALPGADVEALVAAVPAIRALTTHVAAALTGRADLAQRGA; this comes from the coding sequence ATGCCGGTTGTGACCGAACCCACTGACCAGTACCGCGACCTGGCGCTCGTGCTGCACGATCTGTCCTGGCGGCTCGCCCGCTTCGGGCCGGCCCAGGTCGGCCTCGAACCGCTGCCCGCGTCCGAACTCGCGGTGCTGCGGGCGGTGATGGAGGCACCGGGGCGCAGCGTGTCCGAGGTCGCCGCGGTCACCAACATGCAGTCGAGCAATGTCAGCACAGCGGTTCGCTCGCTGATGGAACGCGGACTGCTCGACAAACACGCCGACCCCCGCGACCGCCGGGTGTCGTTACTGGAACCGACGGCCCGCGCGCTCACCGAGCGAGAGGCCATCGAGAACGCCATCGCGCGGTCGGTGTCCACGGCGCTGACGGCGCTACCGGGTGCCGATGTCGAGGCCCTCGTCGCCGCGGTGCCCGCGATCCGCGCGTTGACCACCCACGTGGCGGCGGCGCTGACCGGGCGCGCCGATCTGGCCCAGCGGGGCGCGTGA
- a CDS encoding sucrase ferredoxin: MTLRKRAPCSDQSLLRGDPMYGTASAGSSWVLLELPGGWGPSAFLQSPAVIDPELGRAIVRRVEGAKMRIAAIRRHGRRTDTPRWRWFIARAVVGGEALYAGEVDNPRDYLDLALDGSDGTLSTDPVVAVCAHGRHDQCCAVRGRGAIAAIADAYPEMAWECSHLGGDRFAATMLILPEGLCYGRVDSTDAAELVRLYLDGRLDNRYLRGRTSLPHAVQAAQYFAREKYGDDRIAGLPTLSAEHTDHRHRVVLGGESGPVEVTVEEGWSEPLLSQCHAKVPGRVKIFSLVSITPA; encoded by the coding sequence ATGACGCTACGGAAGCGCGCACCGTGCAGTGACCAGTCGCTGCTGCGCGGCGACCCGATGTACGGCACCGCGTCGGCGGGGTCCTCGTGGGTGCTGCTCGAATTGCCCGGGGGCTGGGGACCTTCGGCGTTCCTGCAGTCGCCGGCGGTGATCGATCCCGAACTCGGCCGGGCGATCGTGCGTCGCGTCGAGGGCGCCAAGATGCGCATCGCGGCCATCCGCCGCCACGGACGACGGACCGACACTCCGAGGTGGCGGTGGTTCATCGCCCGGGCGGTCGTCGGCGGCGAAGCGCTGTACGCCGGCGAGGTCGACAACCCACGCGACTACCTCGACCTCGCCCTGGACGGATCCGACGGCACCCTGTCGACCGATCCGGTCGTGGCTGTGTGCGCACACGGACGACACGACCAGTGCTGTGCGGTGCGCGGACGCGGCGCGATCGCGGCGATCGCCGACGCGTATCCCGAGATGGCCTGGGAGTGTTCACATCTGGGTGGTGACCGCTTCGCGGCGACGATGCTCATCCTGCCCGAAGGGCTGTGCTACGGACGGGTCGACTCGACCGATGCGGCCGAACTCGTCCGCCTCTATCTCGACGGGCGGTTGGACAACCGGTATCTGCGGGGCCGCACCTCGCTGCCGCACGCGGTGCAGGCCGCGCAGTACTTCGCCCGCGAGAAGTACGGCGACGACCGCATCGCGGGCCTGCCGACGCTGTCCGCCGAGCACACCGACCACCGCCACCGGGTGGTGCTGGGTGGTGAGTCCGGCCCGGTCGAGGTGACCGTCGAGGAGGGATGGTCGGAGCCGCTGCTGTCGCAGTGTCATGCGAAAGTGCCCGGCCGCGTGAAGATCTTCAGCCTCGTGTCGATCACCCCGGCCTGA
- a CDS encoding NmrA family NAD(P)-binding protein translates to MTPTNPILVIGATGRHGNTGEHLVTRLREEGRAVRVLARTFGERTDRLADLGAEIVRGDLQDRGSLVAALADVDLAYFTYPIADSVVPAAANYASAVREVGRNPRTVVMSMVPANPNHPSDLGKGQWLAEQVMEWAGLDLLILRVAALFHENLLVLHAPSIRKDAVFRNSFGASVIGWISGRDAADLSVAALLHPQRFDGPVTYPRGSEQFTHADIAALLSEVLGTPVGFTPVCEAAWRDELLELADNDADGVVNPAMAQHISAVGAAISRSGAAIPADPATLRDLIGREPVSLREYLVANREAFEPIGVHTLVAAKAGE, encoded by the coding sequence ATGACCCCGACCAATCCGATACTGGTCATCGGAGCCACCGGCCGACACGGCAACACCGGCGAGCACCTGGTGACCCGACTGCGTGAGGAGGGTCGGGCGGTGCGCGTGCTGGCGCGCACGTTCGGGGAGCGCACCGACCGCCTCGCCGACCTGGGTGCCGAGATCGTCCGCGGAGACCTCCAGGACCGCGGCAGCCTGGTCGCCGCCCTCGCGGACGTCGACCTGGCGTACTTCACCTACCCGATCGCCGACAGCGTCGTACCCGCGGCGGCCAATTACGCGTCCGCCGTGCGCGAGGTGGGACGTAACCCGCGCACGGTCGTGATGTCGATGGTACCGGCGAATCCGAACCACCCCAGTGACCTCGGCAAGGGGCAGTGGTTGGCCGAGCAGGTGATGGAGTGGGCCGGTCTCGACCTGCTCATCCTCCGCGTCGCCGCACTGTTCCACGAGAACCTGCTGGTGCTGCACGCGCCGTCGATCAGGAAGGATGCGGTGTTCCGCAACTCCTTCGGCGCGAGCGTGATCGGCTGGATCAGCGGCCGCGACGCCGCCGACCTGAGTGTGGCGGCACTCCTGCACCCGCAGCGCTTCGACGGGCCGGTGACCTATCCGCGGGGTTCGGAGCAGTTCACCCATGCGGACATCGCCGCGCTGCTCTCCGAGGTTCTCGGTACGCCGGTCGGGTTCACCCCGGTCTGCGAGGCCGCGTGGCGCGACGAACTGCTCGAACTGGCGGACAACGACGCCGACGGCGTGGTGAATCCCGCGATGGCGCAGCACATCTCCGCGGTCGGTGCGGCGATATCCCGCAGTGGCGCCGCGATTCCCGCCGACCCGGCGACGCTGCGGGATCTGATCGGGCGCGAACCCGTCAGCCTGCGTGAGTACCTCGTCGCCAACCGGGAAGCGTTCGAGCCCATCGGCGTCCACACCCTTGTCGCGGCGAAAGCCGGGGAGTGA
- a CDS encoding MarR family winged helix-turn-helix transcriptional regulator, translating into MAERAERSGVPTPAELSDDFFAAAKALRAHANATLREQGFTLARGKLLSILQRNGATRVSVLARKLDITTRSVTEAVDALERDGLVRRAPDPADRRAVLVSLTDRGSAVIDAAVQPRRAAMKRTFGALSPSQRTELAELLAILTASTRDPG; encoded by the coding sequence GTGGCCGAGCGCGCAGAACGATCCGGGGTTCCGACACCCGCCGAGTTGTCCGACGACTTCTTCGCCGCGGCGAAGGCCCTGCGTGCGCACGCCAACGCCACACTGCGCGAGCAGGGATTCACCCTGGCCCGGGGCAAGTTGCTGTCGATCCTGCAGCGCAACGGGGCGACCCGGGTCAGTGTCCTGGCCCGCAAGCTAGACATCACCACGCGCAGCGTCACCGAGGCGGTGGACGCACTCGAACGCGACGGTCTCGTGCGACGGGCACCGGATCCCGCGGACCGCCGGGCGGTGCTGGTATCGCTCACCGACCGCGGTTCGGCGGTCATCGACGCGGCGGTGCAGCCCCGGCGCGCCGCGATGAAGCGGACCTTCGGCGCCCTCAGTCCTTCGCAGCGCACCGAGTTGGCCGAACTTTTGGCCATCTTGACGGCGTCCACGCGCGACCCCGGGTGA
- a CDS encoding multidrug effflux MFS transporter, whose product MSQKIAAVASPPSAVLIAVLALLNAVTPFSIDMYLSAFPEMASEFGVSPSTIQLSLTTFLIGLAVGQLIIGTLSDRYGRRRPLIIGTVACVAVSVACAVAPSIALLIGLRFAQGFCGAAGVVISRAVIADRSRGSRAARLFAVMMLIGVLAPITAPILGGVIVTGFGWRAVFLALAVLNLATLLGVVLTVRESLSEEHRRPGGLKALGVSARTVLGNRHYLGHTLVMAFAAAAMFGYIAASPFVVQNILGFSPAAYSVTFGSCALAVGAGSLISARLVRTVAPRRVLMGGVTALLVVATLMLLNVTAGHVIGWATIALMACFMGSIGFVYANATALALGEVPRAAGTGSAVLGFLQYGMGAVTPPLVGLAGQSSAVPMGLVMFGAATLAALSMFVLTRGHVPFGDEDDAAGDAPVTVSTGGTTSR is encoded by the coding sequence ATGTCCCAGAAGATCGCGGCGGTCGCCTCGCCGCCGTCGGCCGTGCTGATCGCGGTTCTGGCGCTGCTCAACGCGGTGACGCCGTTCTCGATCGACATGTACCTGTCGGCGTTTCCCGAGATGGCGTCCGAATTCGGGGTGTCGCCGTCGACGATCCAGCTCTCGCTCACGACGTTCTTGATCGGGTTGGCGGTCGGTCAGCTGATCATCGGAACGCTGTCCGACCGTTACGGCCGGCGGCGGCCTCTCATCATCGGCACCGTGGCCTGCGTCGCGGTCAGCGTGGCGTGCGCAGTGGCCCCGTCGATTGCGCTGCTGATCGGCCTGCGGTTCGCGCAGGGGTTCTGCGGTGCGGCGGGTGTGGTGATCTCCCGGGCCGTGATCGCCGACCGCTCCCGCGGCTCTCGCGCCGCGCGGCTGTTCGCGGTGATGATGCTCATCGGCGTTCTCGCGCCGATCACCGCCCCGATCCTCGGCGGCGTCATCGTCACCGGATTCGGCTGGCGCGCCGTCTTCCTCGCGCTGGCGGTACTGAACCTGGCGACCCTGCTGGGCGTCGTGCTGACCGTGCGCGAATCCCTGTCCGAAGAGCATCGGCGGCCGGGCGGTCTCAAGGCGTTGGGGGTCAGTGCCCGGACGGTGCTGGGGAACCGCCACTACCTGGGCCACACGCTGGTGATGGCGTTTGCCGCAGCCGCGATGTTCGGCTACATCGCGGCGTCGCCGTTCGTCGTCCAGAACATTCTGGGGTTCTCACCCGCGGCGTACTCGGTGACGTTCGGATCGTGTGCGCTCGCCGTCGGCGCGGGCAGCCTGATCTCCGCGCGCCTGGTGCGGACCGTCGCGCCGCGCCGGGTGCTGATGGGCGGCGTCACGGCACTGCTGGTGGTCGCGACACTGATGTTGCTCAACGTCACCGCCGGCCACGTGATCGGTTGGGCCACCATCGCTTTGATGGCGTGCTTCATGGGCAGTATCGGATTCGTCTACGCCAACGCCACCGCGCTGGCCCTCGGCGAGGTACCGCGCGCGGCGGGAACCGGATCGGCCGTTCTGGGTTTCCTCCAGTACGGCATGGGTGCGGTCACCCCGCCGCTGGTCGGGTTGGCGGGTCAGTCCAGCGCGGTGCCGATGGGTCTGGTGATGTTCGGCGCCGCGACGCTGGCGGCCCTGTCGATGTTCGTGCTGACCCGCGGGCATGTGCCGTTCGGGGATGAGGACGACGCCGCCGGCGACGCGCCGGTCACTGTGTCAACAGGTGGCACCACGAGTCGGTGA
- a CDS encoding NAD-dependent epimerase/dehydratase family protein — MLIGVTGGTGYVGAHCVRALLADGHRVRLLVGPDAEGAPVLEHLAELGDVDVFSGDIRDAMTIDRLLDGCDAVLHGAGVVGTDNRRAALMWEVNAYATEALLTQAVRAGFDPVISVSSYSSLFPPPDGIIGPDTPPANGRSAYAKTKGYADRVARRLQAEGAPVVVTYPSSVVGPAFHTAPGVTERGWAPIVRFGVAPRLRGGMQMIDVRDVAAVHAAAMKPGRGPRRYVCGGELITFDEMIDALKRGSGRRFRRIPVSQAVFRGMSRIGDTLAGIVPLGDGLSYEAALLLTAATPTDDSATLADFGLTWRSPTDAIIASFA, encoded by the coding sequence ATGCTCATTGGCGTCACCGGCGGAACCGGATACGTGGGTGCCCACTGCGTACGTGCGCTGCTGGCCGACGGCCACCGGGTGCGGCTGCTGGTCGGACCGGACGCCGAGGGCGCACCGGTGCTCGAGCACCTCGCCGAACTCGGGGATGTCGACGTGTTCTCCGGTGACATTCGTGACGCCATGACGATCGACCGTCTGCTCGACGGGTGCGATGCGGTGCTGCACGGTGCGGGTGTGGTGGGCACCGACAACCGGCGTGCGGCGCTGATGTGGGAGGTCAACGCGTACGCGACGGAGGCGCTGCTCACCCAGGCGGTCCGCGCGGGCTTCGACCCCGTCATATCGGTGAGCAGTTACAGCTCGCTGTTCCCGCCGCCCGACGGGATCATCGGCCCGGACACACCGCCGGCGAACGGGCGCAGCGCGTATGCGAAGACCAAGGGGTACGCCGACCGGGTCGCGCGGCGACTCCAGGCCGAGGGCGCACCCGTCGTCGTGACGTATCCGTCGAGCGTGGTCGGTCCGGCGTTCCACACGGCGCCCGGCGTCACCGAACGGGGGTGGGCGCCGATCGTGCGGTTCGGTGTCGCACCCAGGTTGCGCGGCGGGATGCAGATGATCGACGTGCGTGACGTCGCCGCCGTGCACGCGGCGGCGATGAAACCGGGCCGCGGGCCCAGACGCTACGTCTGCGGCGGCGAACTGATCACCTTCGATGAAATGATCGACGCCCTTAAGCGTGGATCCGGGCGACGGTTCCGCCGAATCCCGGTGAGTCAGGCGGTCTTTCGCGGGATGAGCCGGATCGGCGACACCCTCGCCGGCATCGTGCCGCTCGGTGACGGGCTCTCCTACGAGGCGGCGCTGCTCCTCACCGCGGCCACCCCGACCGACGATTCGGCCACCCTGGCCGACTTCGGCCTCACCTGGCGCTCGCCGACCGACGCCATCATCGCGTCGTTCGCCTGA
- a CDS encoding hydantoinase/oxoprolinase family protein, producing MAYFVGIDIGGTFTDAVLLDDSGTARLLKTPTTLHDPSEGVNNALALAEKELDLPAGSILRQVDYFGLGTTVATNALIERKGVKTGIITTRGFRDAILMQRATGHWAGRELHEIRHDSQRTQVEPVVPRPLIREVTERIDYKGAVIVALDEDEVRTEVQALIDAGVQAIAVCLLWSFREPSHEQRVAAIIREMAPQIYLTISSELAPVLGEYERTATTALNAYLGPAVQGYMTKLNGSLRDRGLKGSLRILDSGGGVITPERAGDTAVSILTSGPAGGVLASAQLARRIGTPNVLTTDMGGTSFDVGMITDYEPVISPQQQVNGYQVLKPAVKVTAIGAGGGSIARVVNGRLVVGPTSAGSVPGPVCYRRGGTEPTVTDADVVLGIIDPTYFLGGSMGLDKEGAERAMHDRIAKPLGLSVQEAAYGIKAIADHRMADLLDTLTVGQGHDPRDFVVFAYGGAGGAHCHQFGAELGAQSILVPATATVHSAFGAAMSDLHVSAEISDPMHSATWDGAKDAFDPERLTRHFEDLEAEVTKELLGSGAVTERIVVQRFADVRFRMQSKGLSVPVEPGNLDTGAIVRMMDAFRTQFVELYGREALFLGAGVEIVSLRVQAKGELDKPRVTHVVSAAGQSAGTPSSRQVYLGPEHGTTLADVARGTELRSGDRVQGPAVIEHPGTTIFVGPGQTAVIDEVENTVIHTSQKDS from the coding sequence ATGGCGTATTTCGTAGGCATCGACATCGGCGGAACGTTCACCGACGCAGTCCTTCTCGACGACTCCGGTACGGCGCGTCTGCTCAAGACGCCGACCACCCTGCACGACCCGTCCGAGGGTGTGAACAATGCGCTGGCCCTGGCCGAGAAGGAACTCGACCTGCCGGCCGGTTCGATCCTGCGCCAGGTCGACTACTTCGGCCTCGGCACCACGGTCGCCACGAACGCGCTCATCGAGCGCAAGGGCGTCAAGACCGGCATCATCACCACCCGCGGCTTCCGCGACGCCATCCTGATGCAGCGGGCGACGGGCCACTGGGCCGGCCGCGAACTGCACGAGATCCGCCACGACTCGCAGCGCACCCAGGTCGAACCCGTGGTGCCGCGCCCGCTGATCCGCGAGGTCACCGAGCGCATCGACTACAAGGGTGCGGTCATCGTCGCGCTCGACGAGGACGAGGTCCGCACCGAGGTGCAGGCACTGATCGACGCGGGCGTACAGGCGATCGCCGTCTGCCTGCTGTGGTCGTTCCGCGAGCCCAGCCACGAACAGCGGGTCGCCGCGATCATCCGCGAGATGGCACCCCAGATCTACCTGACGATCTCCAGCGAACTGGCCCCCGTCCTCGGGGAGTACGAGCGCACCGCCACCACCGCGCTCAACGCCTACCTCGGCCCCGCCGTGCAGGGTTACATGACCAAGCTGAACGGATCCCTGCGCGACCGCGGACTGAAGGGTTCGCTGCGCATCCTGGACTCGGGCGGCGGCGTCATCACACCCGAACGGGCCGGGGACACAGCGGTTTCCATCCTCACCTCCGGCCCGGCCGGCGGTGTCCTCGCCAGCGCGCAGCTCGCTCGCCGGATCGGCACGCCGAATGTGCTCACCACCGACATGGGCGGCACCTCGTTCGACGTCGGGATGATCACCGACTACGAACCCGTCATCTCGCCGCAGCAGCAGGTCAACGGCTACCAGGTACTCAAACCCGCCGTGAAGGTCACCGCGATCGGTGCGGGCGGCGGTTCGATCGCCCGCGTGGTGAACGGCCGCCTGGTCGTCGGACCCACCAGCGCCGGCTCGGTACCCGGACCGGTCTGCTATCGGCGCGGCGGCACCGAGCCGACGGTCACCGACGCCGACGTGGTGCTCGGCATCATCGATCCCACCTACTTCCTCGGCGGGTCCATGGGGCTCGACAAGGAAGGTGCCGAACGCGCGATGCACGACAGGATCGCCAAACCGCTCGGACTGTCCGTGCAGGAGGCCGCCTACGGCATCAAGGCCATCGCCGACCACCGGATGGCCGACCTGCTCGACACACTGACCGTCGGCCAGGGCCACGATCCGCGCGATTTCGTCGTCTTCGCCTATGGCGGTGCGGGCGGTGCGCACTGCCATCAGTTCGGTGCCGAGCTCGGCGCGCAGTCGATCCTGGTGCCCGCCACCGCCACCGTGCATTCGGCATTCGGCGCGGCGATGAGCGATCTGCACGTCTCCGCCGAGATCTCCGACCCGATGCACTCGGCCACCTGGGACGGCGCCAAGGACGCCTTCGATCCTGAACGGCTGACCCGCCACTTCGAGGATCTCGAGGCCGAGGTCACCAAGGAGCTCCTCGGCAGCGGCGCGGTCACCGAGCGCATCGTCGTGCAGCGCTTCGCCGACGTGAGGTTCCGGATGCAGAGCAAGGGATTGAGCGTGCCCGTGGAGCCCGGAAATCTCGACACCGGCGCGATCGTGCGGATGATGGACGCGTTCCGGACGCAGTTCGTCGAGCTCTACGGCCGCGAGGCGCTGTTCCTCGGCGCCGGCGTCGAGATCGTCTCCCTGCGCGTACAGGCCAAGGGTGAGCTCGACAAGCCCCGCGTCACCCACGTCGTGAGCGCGGCCGGGCAGAGCGCCGGCACCCCGTCATCACGGCAGGTGTACCTCGGTCCCGAGCACGGGACGACGCTCGCCGACGTCGCCCGCGGCACCGAACTGCGCTCGGGCGACCGGGTGCAGGGGCCGGCCGTCATCGAACACCCGGGCACGACCATCTTCGTCGGACCCGGCCAGACCGCCGTCATCGACGAAGTGGAGAACACCGTCATCCACACCAGCCAGAAGGATTCCTGA
- a CDS encoding DUF302 domain-containing protein, which yields MGRREHPHDLEACSSAGSWAAVLAAVEVQAPNGFMRYYRGDVTSVVAGSPSRWKATQYLMGNHTIAETMFRHDPSVMVYAPLRTLIYEDPAGRTRLAVDQPSLQFASFGDPRIAEVGVRLDALLSRLIALLGGEPPELAALRPG from the coding sequence ATGGGGCGCCGAGAACACCCGCACGACCTCGAGGCGTGCTCCAGCGCCGGCTCGTGGGCCGCCGTTCTGGCCGCGGTGGAAGTCCAGGCGCCCAACGGGTTCATGCGGTACTACCGCGGCGACGTGACCTCGGTCGTCGCGGGGTCGCCGTCACGATGGAAGGCCACCCAGTACCTGATGGGCAACCACACCATCGCCGAGACGATGTTCCGCCATGATCCGTCGGTGATGGTGTACGCGCCGCTGCGCACACTCATTTACGAGGACCCGGCCGGACGCACCCGGCTGGCCGTCGACCAGCCCAGCCTGCAGTTCGCCAGCTTCGGTGACCCCCGGATCGCCGAGGTCGGCGTCCGTCTCGACGCTCTCCTGTCGAGGTTGATCGCGCTTCTCGGCGGCGAACCGCCCGAACTGGCCGCGCTCAGGCCGGGGTGA
- a CDS encoding cupin domain-containing protein produces the protein MLSRCIATDPHTFATEYWGRRPLLSRSGALPRDFADLLSPGMVDELIAERGVRAPFIRLAKEGDVLAKDCYLGPAGFGAEMPDQVDSAKVLTQFSAGATIVMQGLHRLWPPVIDLVRHLVDDLGHPVQANAYITPPSNRGFDPHYDVHDVFVLQTAGEKRWVVHEPVHPHPLPSQPWTQHRDAIAERAAGEPVIDTVLAPGDALYLPRGWVHSAHALDTTSIHLTIGVSAVTGVDVARAVVDALADSAAFRAPLPMGGDPADRDEIIAAVTKVMAQMVETMRDDATALSGAAADRLTRTHASRTRPVAVRPLATLDAAAHADTTTVQWRHGLVATADTAGDRIELRLTDRVLSFPASCAPAVLALQRGLAADAGSLPGLDRADGTVLIRRLLREAVVTPVPATA, from the coding sequence ATGCTGAGCCGCTGCATCGCCACCGACCCGCACACGTTCGCCACCGAATACTGGGGTCGCCGACCGCTGCTCAGCCGTTCCGGTGCGCTGCCCCGCGATTTCGCCGACCTGCTCTCGCCCGGGATGGTCGACGAGTTGATCGCCGAACGCGGGGTACGCGCACCGTTCATCCGGCTCGCCAAAGAGGGTGACGTCCTCGCCAAGGACTGCTATCTCGGGCCCGCCGGCTTCGGCGCCGAGATGCCCGACCAGGTGGACTCCGCCAAGGTGCTCACCCAGTTTTCCGCCGGCGCCACCATCGTCATGCAGGGTCTACACCGGCTCTGGCCCCCGGTCATCGACCTCGTCCGCCACCTGGTCGACGACCTCGGCCATCCGGTGCAGGCCAACGCCTACATCACGCCCCCTAGCAACCGGGGCTTCGACCCGCACTACGACGTCCATGACGTCTTCGTGCTGCAGACGGCCGGCGAGAAGCGCTGGGTCGTCCACGAACCCGTCCATCCGCACCCGCTGCCGTCGCAACCGTGGACGCAGCACCGTGACGCTATCGCCGAACGCGCCGCCGGTGAACCGGTCATCGACACCGTGCTCGCCCCCGGCGACGCGCTGTATCTGCCGCGCGGGTGGGTGCATTCGGCGCACGCCCTGGACACGACGTCGATCCACCTGACCATCGGCGTCTCTGCGGTGACGGGTGTCGACGTGGCCCGCGCCGTCGTCGACGCGCTGGCGGACAGCGCCGCGTTCCGGGCGCCCCTGCCCATGGGCGGCGATCCCGCCGACCGGGATGAGATCATCGCGGCGGTGACCAAGGTGATGGCACAGATGGTCGAGACCATGCGCGACGATGCGACCGCGCTCAGCGGTGCGGCCGCCGACCGGTTGACCCGCACGCACGCCTCCCGGACGCGTCCGGTCGCCGTCCGCCCGCTGGCCACGCTCGACGCGGCCGCACACGCCGACACCACGACGGTGCAGTGGCGTCACGGACTCGTCGCGACGGCCGACACCGCCGGTGACCGGATCGAGCTGCGGTTGACCGACCGGGTCCTCTCCTTCCCCGCCTCGTGTGCGCCGGCGGTGCTTGCGCTGCAACGCGGTCTGGCCGCCGATGCGGGCAGCCTGCCCGGACTCGACCGGGCCGACGGCACCGTGCTCATTCGCAGACTGCTGCGCGAGGCGGTCGTGACGCCGGTGCCGGCCACCGCATGA
- a CDS encoding VOC family protein — protein MHLRRVNHVVLSVSDLDRSLTFYRDLLGLLPVAELPGSEHWPAMVFLRSPAPSSNHHDLALIANAEAPAPTSAPRPAGMFHVALEVGTLDELAAVQQTLDSAGVLRGAVDQGMHLSVYTADPDGIEVEIIWRAPDDAWSYDDALTRRPLDVASARERWGGHLATGSAAGAPA, from the coding sequence ATGCATCTGCGCCGCGTCAACCACGTCGTCCTGTCCGTATCCGATCTGGACCGCTCACTCACCTTCTACCGAGACCTCCTCGGCCTGCTGCCGGTCGCCGAACTGCCGGGGTCCGAGCACTGGCCCGCCATGGTGTTCCTGCGCTCACCGGCGCCGAGTTCCAACCACCACGATCTGGCCCTCATCGCGAACGCGGAGGCGCCCGCCCCGACGTCCGCGCCGAGACCCGCCGGAATGTTCCACGTCGCCCTCGAGGTCGGCACACTCGACGAACTCGCCGCGGTCCAGCAGACGCTGGACAGTGCCGGCGTCCTGCGCGGTGCGGTCGACCAGGGCATGCACCTGTCGGTGTACACCGCCGACCCCGACGGTATCGAGGTCGAGATCATCTGGCGCGCACCGGATGACGCCTGGTCCTATGACGACGCCCTGACCCGCCGGCCCCTCGATGTCGCGTCCGCGCGCGAACGCTGGGGTGGCCACCTGGCCACCGGGTCGGCAGCGGGCGCCCCGGCCTGA
- a CDS encoding TetR/AcrR family transcriptional regulator, with protein sequence MLPPVTTAPAGRRGRGARERIIRAASALFYRRGIHATGVDLLTQEAQVSKRTFYQHFPSKVELVETYLREIAENGGSPAERRLDLPGLGPRERLLAIFDASAVKRFRGCPFHNAAVESAGALEGVDEIVREHKRWFADRLAQVSTEAGARDPYLLGEQLLVLFEGATALSTSMGDTAPMVHARSAAAQLIDDACRV encoded by the coding sequence ATGCTCCCGCCCGTGACGACAGCGCCAGCGGGTCGCCGCGGGCGCGGTGCGCGCGAGCGCATCATCCGCGCCGCATCGGCCCTGTTCTACCGCCGTGGCATCCATGCCACCGGTGTCGACCTGCTGACGCAGGAGGCTCAGGTCTCCAAACGCACGTTCTACCAACATTTCCCGAGCAAGGTCGAGCTGGTCGAGACGTACCTGCGGGAGATCGCCGAGAACGGTGGCTCACCGGCCGAGCGGCGGCTGGACCTGCCCGGTCTCGGGCCGCGCGAGCGCCTTCTCGCGATCTTCGACGCGTCGGCGGTCAAGCGGTTCCGCGGCTGCCCCTTCCACAATGCGGCCGTGGAATCCGCCGGAGCGCTCGAGGGCGTCGACGAGATCGTGCGCGAACACAAGCGGTGGTTCGCCGATCGGTTGGCTCAGGTGTCCACCGAGGCGGGCGCCCGCGACCCGTACCTGCTGGGCGAACAGCTGCTGGTGCTGTTCGAGGGCGCCACGGCGCTGTCCACGTCGATGGGTGACACGGCCCCGATGGTGCATGCCCGCTCGGCGGCGGCGCAGTTGATCGACGACGCCTGTCGCGTCTGA
- a CDS encoding TetR/AcrR family transcriptional regulator, producing MATLREAQKQRTRGLLLECGLESFASKGYQATTIDDIAAAAGTTRATFYLHFSSKAQLMRQLIDDVDAILTAADDPPLTEVVASGSRDLLREWLSRKFDQWPAIRPYMLVVHDAEFSEPEVAAVLDKWFDGTVEAMRAGLDAAGRFDAESRRPRCLLAFGQFEFVSRQWFRRGWQVEREVLLETLTDSWCHLLTQ from the coding sequence GTGGCGACGCTTCGCGAGGCCCAGAAACAGCGCACGCGGGGACTGCTGCTCGAATGCGGGCTGGAGTCGTTCGCGTCGAAGGGGTACCAGGCCACCACGATCGACGACATCGCCGCGGCAGCGGGGACCACCCGCGCGACCTTCTATCTGCACTTCTCGTCCAAGGCGCAGCTCATGCGTCAGTTGATCGACGACGTCGACGCGATCCTCACCGCGGCCGACGACCCGCCGCTGACGGAGGTCGTCGCGTCGGGCAGCCGAGATCTGCTGCGCGAGTGGTTGAGTCGCAAGTTCGACCAGTGGCCGGCGATCCGGCCGTACATGCTGGTCGTCCACGACGCGGAGTTCAGCGAGCCCGAAGTGGCTGCGGTACTGGACAAATGGTTCGACGGCACGGTCGAGGCCATGCGGGCCGGCCTGGATGCGGCGGGCCGGTTCGACGCCGAATCCCGCCGCCCCCGATGCCTGCTGGCGTTCGGACAGTTCGAATTCGTGTCGCGCCAGTGGTTCCGGCGCGGCTGGCAGGTGGAGCGGGAGGTCCTGCTCGAGACGCTCACCGACTCGTGGTGCCACCTGTTGACACAGTGA